The proteins below come from a single Ictalurus punctatus breed USDA103 chromosome 29, Coco_2.0, whole genome shotgun sequence genomic window:
- the map9 gene encoding microtubule-associated protein 9 isoform X2, with product MADEDFCTSLAYNKSPKTSKRTTFQDELEAVVNQRAVRNRASHFNSNYHDDDDDDDDDGGGDVLKELLKTRRKKMDMFKASRTKTSINHFKLSDDEEENIRPKKVSFLKSQKKSDTLRSDAFKSDTLRSETLRSDSLRSDTLRSDTLRSETLSSDSLRSDTLRSYTLRSDTLGSDRSLISHQSVNEAQSLDRSHQDSQFTSHSESPAQQNCQLASPSARKSQSESSSCRRSLLESPLPLYSENSQWESSSECVLEAMPPTPAPRQRAPLSAISGHDEKDGRTHTPSSRAATSPVTNTNISISMSSQTAENSESGDGQDGVSVTVNTHSGSLEGTESTDFSAAEQRTQEKYQLGSEVSPVTDSEMSTTWPARFSSSQPGSSRKSRSIPSYTAESRYLGTLKVLEQNLSFQETGLDSADSLRATVYQDWLKKKEEKLQETFKAKKQEEKLKEEKKTEEETSKKSEAKASYDAWKEKKREALRKKTREKQEAMRKLQKEMDDKEERKETAKQVKLTTNTDGGRHWGYRRRTSLGLQTEDVTLVTDGGRHWGYRRRTSLGLQTEDVTLVTDGGRHSGYRRRTSLGLQTEDVTGVTDGGRHWLYRRRTSLWLQTEDATGVTDGGRHWGYRRRTSLGLQTEDVTGVTDGGRHSGYRRRTLNCNVNGIEPLLASL from the exons ATGGCTGATGAGGATTTCTGCACTTCTCTGGCCTACAACAAAAGTCCTAAAACCTCCAAAAGAACCACTTTCCAG gatGAGCTGGAAGCAGTGGTTAATCAGAGAGCTGTCAGGAACAGAGCCTCTCATTTTAACTCTAAttatcatgatgatgatgatgatgatgatgatgatggtggtggtg ATGTCCTTAAAGAGCTGCTGAAgacgaggaggaagaagatGGACATGTTCAAAGCCTCAAGAACAAAAACTTCAATCAATCACTTTAAACTATCAGACGATGAGGAGGAGAACATCAGACCTAAAAAAGTCTCCTTCCTGAAGAGCCAGAAGAAATCTGACACTCTCAGATCAGATGCTTTCAAATCAGACACCCTCAGATCAGAAACTCTCAGGTCAGACAGTCTCAGATCAGACACCCTCAGATCAGACACCCTCAGATCAGAAACTCTCAGTTCAGACAGTCTCAGATCAGACACCCTCAGATCATACACCCTCAGATCTGACACCCTCGGATCAGACAGATCTTTAATTTCTCACCAAAGTGTTAACGAGGCTCAGAGTCTAGACAGAAGTCACCAGGACTCACAGTTTACCTCACACTCTGAATCACCTGCACAACAGAACTGCCAATTGGCGTCTCCATCAGCGAGAaagagccaatcagaatcctCTTCCTGCAGGAGAAGCCTATTAGAATCGCCCTTGCCTCTGTATTCAGAGAACAGCCAATGGGAATCCAGCTCTGAGT GTGTGTTAGAGGCCATGCCCCCGACACCTGCCCCCCGTCAGCGAGCTCCTCTCTCAGCTATCAGTGGACATGATGAAAAGGATGGACGAACACACACTCCATCCAGCAGAGCTGCTACGTCGCCTGTGACTAACACCAACATCTCCATCTCCATGTCCTCTCAGACCGCAGAGAATTCTGAGAGTGGCGATGGACAG GACGGTGTGTCTGTGACGGTGAACACACACTCTGGGTCACTAGAGGGCACTGAGAGCACAG ATTTCTCAGCAGCAGAACAGAGAACACAGGAAAAATATCAG cTCGGTTCTGAAGTCTCTCCTGTAACAGACAGTGAGATGTCCACCACATGGCCAGCCAG ATTTTCATCTTCTCAACCAGGAAGCTCCAGAAAGTCCAGGAGCATCCCATCTTACACAGCAGAGTCCAGATATCTGGGGACGTTAAAGGTTCTGGAGCAGAATTTGTCTTTTCAGGAGACAGGATTGGACTCTGCTGATTCTCTAAGAGCCACCGTTTATCAG GACTGgttgaagaagaaagaagagaaactgCAGGAGACTTTCAAAGctaaaaaacaagaagaaaaactgaaagaggagaaaaaaacagag GAGGAGACGAGTAAGAAATCCGAAGCTAAAGCCTCTTATGACGcctggaaagaaaagaaacgtgAAGCTCTGAGAAAGAAGACCAGAGAAAAACAGGAGGCGATGAGAAAACTGCAGAAAGAGATGGATGATaaagaggaaaggaaagaaacagcAAAACAGGTAAAATTAACAACGAATACAGACGGAGGACGTCACTGGGGTTACAGACGGAGGACGTCACTGGGGTTACAGACGGAGGACGTCACTCTGGTTACAGACGGAGGACGTCACTGGGGTTACAGACGGAGGACGTCACTGGGGTTACAGACGGAGGACGTCACTCTGGTTACAGACGGAGGACGTCACTCTGGTTACAGACGGAGGACGTCACTGGGGTTACAGACGGAGGACGTCACTGGGGTTACAGACGGAGGACGTCACTGGCTTTACAGACGGAGGACGTCACTCTGGTTACAGACGGAGGACGCCACTGGGGTTACAGACGGAGGACGTCACTGGGGTTACAGACGGAGGACGTCACTGGGGTTACAGACGGAGGACGTCACTGGGGTTACAGACGGAGGACGTCACTCGGGTTACAGACGCAGGACGTTAAACTGCAATGTGAATGGTATTGAGCCTTTACTAGCGTCACTGTga
- the map9 gene encoding microtubule-associated protein 9 isoform X3, whose protein sequence is MADEDFCTSLAYNKSPKTSKRTTFQDELEAVVNQRAVRNRASHFNSNYHDDDDDDDDDGGDVLKELLKTRRKKMDMFKASRTKTSINHFKLSDDEEENIRPKKVSFLKSQKKSDTLRSDAFKSDTLRSETLRSDSLRSDTLRSDTLRSETLSSDSLRSDTLRSYTLRSDTLGSDRSLISHQSVNEAQSLDRSHQDSQFTSHSESPAQQNCQLASPSARKSQSESSSCRRSLLESPLPLYSENSQWESSSECVLEAMPPTPAPRQRAPLSAISGHDEKDGRTHTPSSRAATSPVTNTNISISMSSQTAENSESGDGQDGVSVTVNTHSGSLEGTESTDFSAAEQRTQEKYQLGSEVSPVTDSEMSTTWPARFSSSQPGSSRKSRSIPSYTAESRYLGTLKVLEQNLSFQETGLDSADSLRATVYQDWLKKKEEKLQETFKAKKQEEKLKEEKKTEEETSKKSEAKASYDAWKEKKREALRKKTREKQEAMRKLQKEMDDKEERKETAKQVKLTTNTDGGRHWGYRRRTSLGLQTEDVTLVTDGGRHWGYRRRTSLGLQTEDVTLVTDGGRHSGYRRRTSLGLQTEDVTGVTDGGRHWLYRRRTSLWLQTEDATGVTDGGRHWGYRRRTSLGLQTEDVTGVTDGGRHSGYRRRTLNCNVNGIEPLLASL, encoded by the exons ATGGCTGATGAGGATTTCTGCACTTCTCTGGCCTACAACAAAAGTCCTAAAACCTCCAAAAGAACCACTTTCCAG gatGAGCTGGAAGCAGTGGTTAATCAGAGAGCTGTCAGGAACAGAGCCTCTCATTTTAACTCTAAttatcatgatgatgatgatgatgatgatgatgatggtggtg ATGTCCTTAAAGAGCTGCTGAAgacgaggaggaagaagatGGACATGTTCAAAGCCTCAAGAACAAAAACTTCAATCAATCACTTTAAACTATCAGACGATGAGGAGGAGAACATCAGACCTAAAAAAGTCTCCTTCCTGAAGAGCCAGAAGAAATCTGACACTCTCAGATCAGATGCTTTCAAATCAGACACCCTCAGATCAGAAACTCTCAGGTCAGACAGTCTCAGATCAGACACCCTCAGATCAGACACCCTCAGATCAGAAACTCTCAGTTCAGACAGTCTCAGATCAGACACCCTCAGATCATACACCCTCAGATCTGACACCCTCGGATCAGACAGATCTTTAATTTCTCACCAAAGTGTTAACGAGGCTCAGAGTCTAGACAGAAGTCACCAGGACTCACAGTTTACCTCACACTCTGAATCACCTGCACAACAGAACTGCCAATTGGCGTCTCCATCAGCGAGAaagagccaatcagaatcctCTTCCTGCAGGAGAAGCCTATTAGAATCGCCCTTGCCTCTGTATTCAGAGAACAGCCAATGGGAATCCAGCTCTGAGT GTGTGTTAGAGGCCATGCCCCCGACACCTGCCCCCCGTCAGCGAGCTCCTCTCTCAGCTATCAGTGGACATGATGAAAAGGATGGACGAACACACACTCCATCCAGCAGAGCTGCTACGTCGCCTGTGACTAACACCAACATCTCCATCTCCATGTCCTCTCAGACCGCAGAGAATTCTGAGAGTGGCGATGGACAG GACGGTGTGTCTGTGACGGTGAACACACACTCTGGGTCACTAGAGGGCACTGAGAGCACAG ATTTCTCAGCAGCAGAACAGAGAACACAGGAAAAATATCAG cTCGGTTCTGAAGTCTCTCCTGTAACAGACAGTGAGATGTCCACCACATGGCCAGCCAG ATTTTCATCTTCTCAACCAGGAAGCTCCAGAAAGTCCAGGAGCATCCCATCTTACACAGCAGAGTCCAGATATCTGGGGACGTTAAAGGTTCTGGAGCAGAATTTGTCTTTTCAGGAGACAGGATTGGACTCTGCTGATTCTCTAAGAGCCACCGTTTATCAG GACTGgttgaagaagaaagaagagaaactgCAGGAGACTTTCAAAGctaaaaaacaagaagaaaaactgaaagaggagaaaaaaacagag GAGGAGACGAGTAAGAAATCCGAAGCTAAAGCCTCTTATGACGcctggaaagaaaagaaacgtgAAGCTCTGAGAAAGAAGACCAGAGAAAAACAGGAGGCGATGAGAAAACTGCAGAAAGAGATGGATGATaaagaggaaaggaaagaaacagcAAAACAGGTAAAATTAACAACGAATACAGACGGAGGACGTCACTGGGGTTACAGACGGAGGACGTCACTGGGGTTACAGACGGAGGACGTCACTCTGGTTACAGACGGAGGACGTCACTGGGGTTACAGACGGAGGACGTCACTGGGGTTACAGACGGAGGACGTCACTCTGGTTACAGACGGAGGACGTCACTCTGGTTACAGACGGAGGACGTCACTGGGGTTACAGACGGAGGACGTCACTGGGGTTACAGACGGAGGACGTCACTGGCTTTACAGACGGAGGACGTCACTCTGGTTACAGACGGAGGACGCCACTGGGGTTACAGACGGAGGACGTCACTGGGGTTACAGACGGAGGACGTCACTGGGGTTACAGACGGAGGACGTCACTGGGGTTACAGACGGAGGACGTCACTCGGGTTACAGACGCAGGACGTTAAACTGCAATGTGAATGGTATTGAGCCTTTACTAGCGTCACTGTga
- the map9 gene encoding microtubule-associated protein 9 isoform X1, with translation MADEDFCTSLAYNKSPKTSKRTTFQDELEAVVNQRAVRNRASHFNSNYHDDDDDDDDDGGGGDVLKELLKTRRKKMDMFKASRTKTSINHFKLSDDEEENIRPKKVSFLKSQKKSDTLRSDAFKSDTLRSETLRSDSLRSDTLRSDTLRSETLSSDSLRSDTLRSYTLRSDTLGSDRSLISHQSVNEAQSLDRSHQDSQFTSHSESPAQQNCQLASPSARKSQSESSSCRRSLLESPLPLYSENSQWESSSECVLEAMPPTPAPRQRAPLSAISGHDEKDGRTHTPSSRAATSPVTNTNISISMSSQTAENSESGDGQDGVSVTVNTHSGSLEGTESTDFSAAEQRTQEKYQLGSEVSPVTDSEMSTTWPARFSSSQPGSSRKSRSIPSYTAESRYLGTLKVLEQNLSFQETGLDSADSLRATVYQDWLKKKEEKLQETFKAKKQEEKLKEEKKTEEETSKKSEAKASYDAWKEKKREALRKKTREKQEAMRKLQKEMDDKEERKETAKQVKLTTNTDGGRHWGYRRRTSLGLQTEDVTLVTDGGRHWGYRRRTSLGLQTEDVTLVTDGGRHSGYRRRTSLGLQTEDVTGVTDGGRHWLYRRRTSLWLQTEDATGVTDGGRHWGYRRRTSLGLQTEDVTGVTDGGRHSGYRRRTLNCNVNGIEPLLASL, from the exons ATGGCTGATGAGGATTTCTGCACTTCTCTGGCCTACAACAAAAGTCCTAAAACCTCCAAAAGAACCACTTTCCAG gatGAGCTGGAAGCAGTGGTTAATCAGAGAGCTGTCAGGAACAGAGCCTCTCATTTTAACTCTAAttatcatgatgatgatgatgatgatgatgatgatggtggtggtggtg ATGTCCTTAAAGAGCTGCTGAAgacgaggaggaagaagatGGACATGTTCAAAGCCTCAAGAACAAAAACTTCAATCAATCACTTTAAACTATCAGACGATGAGGAGGAGAACATCAGACCTAAAAAAGTCTCCTTCCTGAAGAGCCAGAAGAAATCTGACACTCTCAGATCAGATGCTTTCAAATCAGACACCCTCAGATCAGAAACTCTCAGGTCAGACAGTCTCAGATCAGACACCCTCAGATCAGACACCCTCAGATCAGAAACTCTCAGTTCAGACAGTCTCAGATCAGACACCCTCAGATCATACACCCTCAGATCTGACACCCTCGGATCAGACAGATCTTTAATTTCTCACCAAAGTGTTAACGAGGCTCAGAGTCTAGACAGAAGTCACCAGGACTCACAGTTTACCTCACACTCTGAATCACCTGCACAACAGAACTGCCAATTGGCGTCTCCATCAGCGAGAaagagccaatcagaatcctCTTCCTGCAGGAGAAGCCTATTAGAATCGCCCTTGCCTCTGTATTCAGAGAACAGCCAATGGGAATCCAGCTCTGAGT GTGTGTTAGAGGCCATGCCCCCGACACCTGCCCCCCGTCAGCGAGCTCCTCTCTCAGCTATCAGTGGACATGATGAAAAGGATGGACGAACACACACTCCATCCAGCAGAGCTGCTACGTCGCCTGTGACTAACACCAACATCTCCATCTCCATGTCCTCTCAGACCGCAGAGAATTCTGAGAGTGGCGATGGACAG GACGGTGTGTCTGTGACGGTGAACACACACTCTGGGTCACTAGAGGGCACTGAGAGCACAG ATTTCTCAGCAGCAGAACAGAGAACACAGGAAAAATATCAG cTCGGTTCTGAAGTCTCTCCTGTAACAGACAGTGAGATGTCCACCACATGGCCAGCCAG ATTTTCATCTTCTCAACCAGGAAGCTCCAGAAAGTCCAGGAGCATCCCATCTTACACAGCAGAGTCCAGATATCTGGGGACGTTAAAGGTTCTGGAGCAGAATTTGTCTTTTCAGGAGACAGGATTGGACTCTGCTGATTCTCTAAGAGCCACCGTTTATCAG GACTGgttgaagaagaaagaagagaaactgCAGGAGACTTTCAAAGctaaaaaacaagaagaaaaactgaaagaggagaaaaaaacagag GAGGAGACGAGTAAGAAATCCGAAGCTAAAGCCTCTTATGACGcctggaaagaaaagaaacgtgAAGCTCTGAGAAAGAAGACCAGAGAAAAACAGGAGGCGATGAGAAAACTGCAGAAAGAGATGGATGATaaagaggaaaggaaagaaacagcAAAACAGGTAAAATTAACAACGAATACAGACGGAGGACGTCACTGGGGTTACAGACGGAGGACGTCACTGGGGTTACAGACGGAGGACGTCACTCTGGTTACAGACGGAGGACGTCACTGGGGTTACAGACGGAGGACGTCACTGGGGTTACAGACGGAGGACGTCACTCTGGTTACAGACGGAGGACGTCACTCTGGTTACAGACGGAGGACGTCACTGGGGTTACAGACGGAGGACGTCACTGGGGTTACAGACGGAGGACGTCACTGGCTTTACAGACGGAGGACGTCACTCTGGTTACAGACGGAGGACGCCACTGGGGTTACAGACGGAGGACGTCACTGGGGTTACAGACGGAGGACGTCACTGGGGTTACAGACGGAGGACGTCACTGGGGTTACAGACGGAGGACGTCACTCGGGTTACAGACGCAGGACGTTAAACTGCAATGTGAATGGTATTGAGCCTTTACTAGCGTCACTGTga
- the map9 gene encoding microtubule-associated protein 9 isoform X4, whose amino-acid sequence MADEDFCTSLAYNKSPKTSKRTTFQDELEAVVNQRAVRNRASHFNSNYHDDDDDDDDDGGGGDVLKELLKTRRKKMDMFKASRTKTSINHFKLSDDEEENIRPKKVSFLKSQKKSDTLRSDAFKSDTLRSETLRSDSLRSDTLRSDTLRSETLSSDSLRSDTLRSYTLRSDTLGSDRSLISHQSVNEAQSLDRSHQDSQFTSHSESPAQQNCQLASPSARKSQSESSSCRRSLLESPLPLYSENSQWESSSECVLEAMPPTPAPRQRAPLSAISGHDEKDGRTHTPSSRAATSPVTNTNISISMSSQTAENSESGDGQDGVSVTVNTHSGSLEGTESTDFSAAEQRTQEKYQLGSEVSPVTDSEMSTTWPARFSSSQPGSSRKSRSIPSYTAESRYLGTLKVLEQNLSFQETGLDSADSLRATVYQDWLKKKEEKLQETFKAKKQEEKLKEEKKTEEETSKKSEAKASYDAWKEKKREALRKKTREKQEAMRKLQKEMDDKEERKETAKQQVFEKWKREQDDLLREKLQKQVQTENRLKEKKEKEKEQRKRESSSLFAQWSDRKKEVIEEKLKSERRKKEIKEIEEKYEKEEREKTALEMYEKWLRNKEFQQKQERREKKTKAIVVEEPPPPWSPPNRTVPFGK is encoded by the exons ATGGCTGATGAGGATTTCTGCACTTCTCTGGCCTACAACAAAAGTCCTAAAACCTCCAAAAGAACCACTTTCCAG gatGAGCTGGAAGCAGTGGTTAATCAGAGAGCTGTCAGGAACAGAGCCTCTCATTTTAACTCTAAttatcatgatgatgatgatgatgatgatgatgatggtggtggtggtg ATGTCCTTAAAGAGCTGCTGAAgacgaggaggaagaagatGGACATGTTCAAAGCCTCAAGAACAAAAACTTCAATCAATCACTTTAAACTATCAGACGATGAGGAGGAGAACATCAGACCTAAAAAAGTCTCCTTCCTGAAGAGCCAGAAGAAATCTGACACTCTCAGATCAGATGCTTTCAAATCAGACACCCTCAGATCAGAAACTCTCAGGTCAGACAGTCTCAGATCAGACACCCTCAGATCAGACACCCTCAGATCAGAAACTCTCAGTTCAGACAGTCTCAGATCAGACACCCTCAGATCATACACCCTCAGATCTGACACCCTCGGATCAGACAGATCTTTAATTTCTCACCAAAGTGTTAACGAGGCTCAGAGTCTAGACAGAAGTCACCAGGACTCACAGTTTACCTCACACTCTGAATCACCTGCACAACAGAACTGCCAATTGGCGTCTCCATCAGCGAGAaagagccaatcagaatcctCTTCCTGCAGGAGAAGCCTATTAGAATCGCCCTTGCCTCTGTATTCAGAGAACAGCCAATGGGAATCCAGCTCTGAGT GTGTGTTAGAGGCCATGCCCCCGACACCTGCCCCCCGTCAGCGAGCTCCTCTCTCAGCTATCAGTGGACATGATGAAAAGGATGGACGAACACACACTCCATCCAGCAGAGCTGCTACGTCGCCTGTGACTAACACCAACATCTCCATCTCCATGTCCTCTCAGACCGCAGAGAATTCTGAGAGTGGCGATGGACAG GACGGTGTGTCTGTGACGGTGAACACACACTCTGGGTCACTAGAGGGCACTGAGAGCACAG ATTTCTCAGCAGCAGAACAGAGAACACAGGAAAAATATCAG cTCGGTTCTGAAGTCTCTCCTGTAACAGACAGTGAGATGTCCACCACATGGCCAGCCAG ATTTTCATCTTCTCAACCAGGAAGCTCCAGAAAGTCCAGGAGCATCCCATCTTACACAGCAGAGTCCAGATATCTGGGGACGTTAAAGGTTCTGGAGCAGAATTTGTCTTTTCAGGAGACAGGATTGGACTCTGCTGATTCTCTAAGAGCCACCGTTTATCAG GACTGgttgaagaagaaagaagagaaactgCAGGAGACTTTCAAAGctaaaaaacaagaagaaaaactgaaagaggagaaaaaaacagag GAGGAGACGAGTAAGAAATCCGAAGCTAAAGCCTCTTATGACGcctggaaagaaaagaaacgtgAAGCTCTGAGAAAGAAGACCAGAGAAAAACAGGAGGCGATGAGAAAACTGCAGAAAGAGATGGATGATaaagaggaaaggaaagaaacagcAAAACAG CAGGTTTTTGAGAAATGGAAGCGAGAACAAGATGACCTACTTCGTGAGAAGCTCCAAAAACAGGTGCAGACTGAAAACaggctgaaagaaaaaaaagagaaggagaaagagcagaggaaaagagagagcaGTTCTTTATTCGCTCAGTG GAGTGACAGGAAGAAGGAGGTGATTGAGGAGAAGCTGAAGTCTGAACGCAGGaagaaggaaataaaagagaTTGAAGAGAAATAtgagaaggaagaaagagaaaagacgGCACTGGAGATGTATGAAAAATGGCTG AGAAATAAAGAGTTTCAGCAGAAACAAGAgcgaagagaaaaaaagacgaAGGCGATTGTAGTGGAGGAGCCGCCACCCCCGTGGAGCCCCCCAAACAGAACCGTCCCGTTTGGCAAATAA
- the map9 gene encoding microtubule-associated protein 9 isoform X5 yields MADEDFCTSLAYNKSPKTSKRTTFQDELEAVVNQRAVRNRASHFNSNYHDDDDDDDDDGGGGDVLKELLKTRRKKMDMFKASRTKTSINHFKLSDDEEENIRPKKVSFLKSQKKSDTLRSDAFKSDTLRSETLRSDSLRSDTLRSDTLRSETLSSDSLRSDTLRSYTLRSDTLGSDRSLISHQSVNEAQSLDRSHQDSQFTSHSESPAQQNCQLASPSARKSQSESSSCRRSLLESPLPLYSENSQWESSSECVLEAMPPTPAPRQRAPLSAISGHDEKDGRTHTPSSRAATSPVTNTNISISMSSQTAENSESGDGQDGVSVTVNTHSGSLEGTESTDFSAAEQRTQEKYQLGSEVSPVTDSEMSTTWPARFSSSQPGSSRKSRSIPSYTAESRYLGTLKVLEQNLSFQETGLDSADSLRATVYQDWLKKKEEKLQETFKAKKQEEKLKEEKKTEEETSKKSEAKASYDAWKEKKREALRKKTREKQEAMRKLQKEMDDKEERKETAKQVFEKWKREQDDLLREKLQKQVQTENRLKEKKEKEKEQRKRESSSLFAQWSDRKKEVIEEKLKSERRKKEIKEIEEKYEKEEREKTALEMYEKWLRNKEFQQKQERREKKTKAIVVEEPPPPWSPPNRTVPFGK; encoded by the exons ATGGCTGATGAGGATTTCTGCACTTCTCTGGCCTACAACAAAAGTCCTAAAACCTCCAAAAGAACCACTTTCCAG gatGAGCTGGAAGCAGTGGTTAATCAGAGAGCTGTCAGGAACAGAGCCTCTCATTTTAACTCTAAttatcatgatgatgatgatgatgatgatgatgatggtggtggtggtg ATGTCCTTAAAGAGCTGCTGAAgacgaggaggaagaagatGGACATGTTCAAAGCCTCAAGAACAAAAACTTCAATCAATCACTTTAAACTATCAGACGATGAGGAGGAGAACATCAGACCTAAAAAAGTCTCCTTCCTGAAGAGCCAGAAGAAATCTGACACTCTCAGATCAGATGCTTTCAAATCAGACACCCTCAGATCAGAAACTCTCAGGTCAGACAGTCTCAGATCAGACACCCTCAGATCAGACACCCTCAGATCAGAAACTCTCAGTTCAGACAGTCTCAGATCAGACACCCTCAGATCATACACCCTCAGATCTGACACCCTCGGATCAGACAGATCTTTAATTTCTCACCAAAGTGTTAACGAGGCTCAGAGTCTAGACAGAAGTCACCAGGACTCACAGTTTACCTCACACTCTGAATCACCTGCACAACAGAACTGCCAATTGGCGTCTCCATCAGCGAGAaagagccaatcagaatcctCTTCCTGCAGGAGAAGCCTATTAGAATCGCCCTTGCCTCTGTATTCAGAGAACAGCCAATGGGAATCCAGCTCTGAGT GTGTGTTAGAGGCCATGCCCCCGACACCTGCCCCCCGTCAGCGAGCTCCTCTCTCAGCTATCAGTGGACATGATGAAAAGGATGGACGAACACACACTCCATCCAGCAGAGCTGCTACGTCGCCTGTGACTAACACCAACATCTCCATCTCCATGTCCTCTCAGACCGCAGAGAATTCTGAGAGTGGCGATGGACAG GACGGTGTGTCTGTGACGGTGAACACACACTCTGGGTCACTAGAGGGCACTGAGAGCACAG ATTTCTCAGCAGCAGAACAGAGAACACAGGAAAAATATCAG cTCGGTTCTGAAGTCTCTCCTGTAACAGACAGTGAGATGTCCACCACATGGCCAGCCAG ATTTTCATCTTCTCAACCAGGAAGCTCCAGAAAGTCCAGGAGCATCCCATCTTACACAGCAGAGTCCAGATATCTGGGGACGTTAAAGGTTCTGGAGCAGAATTTGTCTTTTCAGGAGACAGGATTGGACTCTGCTGATTCTCTAAGAGCCACCGTTTATCAG GACTGgttgaagaagaaagaagagaaactgCAGGAGACTTTCAAAGctaaaaaacaagaagaaaaactgaaagaggagaaaaaaacagag GAGGAGACGAGTAAGAAATCCGAAGCTAAAGCCTCTTATGACGcctggaaagaaaagaaacgtgAAGCTCTGAGAAAGAAGACCAGAGAAAAACAGGAGGCGATGAGAAAACTGCAGAAAGAGATGGATGATaaagaggaaaggaaagaaacagcAAAACAG GTTTTTGAGAAATGGAAGCGAGAACAAGATGACCTACTTCGTGAGAAGCTCCAAAAACAGGTGCAGACTGAAAACaggctgaaagaaaaaaaagagaaggagaaagagcagaggaaaagagagagcaGTTCTTTATTCGCTCAGTG GAGTGACAGGAAGAAGGAGGTGATTGAGGAGAAGCTGAAGTCTGAACGCAGGaagaaggaaataaaagagaTTGAAGAGAAATAtgagaaggaagaaagagaaaagacgGCACTGGAGATGTATGAAAAATGGCTG AGAAATAAAGAGTTTCAGCAGAAACAAGAgcgaagagaaaaaaagacgaAGGCGATTGTAGTGGAGGAGCCGCCACCCCCGTGGAGCCCCCCAAACAGAACCGTCCCGTTTGGCAAATAA